One window from the genome of Bradyrhizobium xenonodulans encodes:
- a CDS encoding gamma-glutamyltransferase family protein, whose protein sequence is MASNVNPDPFTTRPEIEGTFGVVATTHWIATAVGMAILEKGGNAFDAGVATAFTLQVVEPHLNGPGGDVPVIVHDVKRDRTEVICGQGPAPARATIAHYKSEGLDMVPGTGLLAACVPGTFESWMMLLRDYGTMRVRDVLEPAISYARDGYPLVERACATIQTVEQLFRKHWPTSAAVYLPNGEVPRPGTLFTNKTLAATYTRILNEAESGGGGRDAEIERARKSWSQGFVAEAIDKFCRTQEVMDVSGSPHRGVLSADDMARWQPTVEAPLTYDYGRYTVCKAGVWSQGPVTLQQLALLKGFALDGLDPTGPEFIHLQIECAKLAFADREKFYGDPKFSEIPIATLLSDAYNDERRKLVTEKASLDLRPGAVEGFGGVVKLRRAEGQREAVGALGAGEPTVGRFGEVRGDTVHFDIIDKAGNMVSSTPSGGWLQSSPVIPELGFCLGSRAQMFDLEENQPSSLAPGKRPRTTLSPTMALRDGEPYLAWGSPGGDQQDQWITQFFLRHVHCNLNLQEAIDAPAWHSEHFPISFWPRTARPGVLVVENRVPKATIENLRERGHIVEVGPDWSEGRLTAASRVGVRRRAAANPRGMQGYAAGR, encoded by the coding sequence ATGGCCAGCAACGTCAATCCCGACCCGTTCACGACGCGCCCCGAGATCGAGGGCACGTTCGGCGTCGTCGCCACCACGCACTGGATCGCGACCGCCGTCGGCATGGCCATCCTGGAGAAGGGCGGCAACGCCTTCGACGCCGGCGTCGCCACTGCGTTCACGCTCCAGGTGGTCGAGCCGCATCTGAACGGCCCCGGCGGCGACGTTCCCGTCATCGTCCATGACGTGAAGCGCGACCGCACCGAGGTGATCTGCGGCCAGGGCCCGGCGCCGGCGCGCGCCACCATCGCCCATTACAAGAGCGAAGGCCTCGATATGGTGCCCGGCACCGGCCTGCTCGCAGCCTGCGTTCCCGGCACCTTCGAATCCTGGATGATGCTGCTACGCGACTACGGCACGATGCGCGTGCGCGACGTGCTGGAGCCCGCGATCTCCTATGCGCGCGACGGCTACCCGCTGGTCGAGCGCGCCTGCGCCACGATCCAGACCGTCGAGCAATTGTTCCGCAAGCACTGGCCGACATCTGCCGCGGTTTACCTGCCCAATGGTGAAGTGCCGCGGCCAGGCACGCTCTTCACCAACAAGACGCTGGCGGCAACTTACACCCGGATCTTGAACGAGGCCGAGAGCGGTGGCGGTGGCCGCGACGCCGAGATCGAGCGCGCGCGAAAGTCCTGGTCGCAGGGTTTCGTCGCCGAAGCCATCGACAAGTTCTGCCGGACCCAGGAAGTGATGGACGTCAGCGGTTCGCCACATCGCGGCGTGCTCTCCGCCGACGACATGGCGCGCTGGCAGCCGACGGTCGAGGCGCCCCTCACCTACGACTATGGCCGCTACACCGTCTGCAAGGCCGGCGTCTGGAGCCAGGGTCCGGTGACGCTGCAGCAGCTCGCGCTGTTGAAGGGCTTTGCGCTCGACGGGCTCGATCCGACCGGACCGGAATTCATCCATCTCCAGATTGAATGCGCCAAACTCGCCTTCGCCGATCGCGAAAAATTCTATGGCGACCCCAAATTCAGCGAGATCCCGATCGCGACGCTGCTGTCGGACGCCTATAACGACGAACGTCGTAAGCTGGTGACCGAGAAAGCTTCGCTCGATCTCCGGCCCGGCGCGGTCGAGGGCTTTGGCGGCGTGGTCAAGCTGCGCCGCGCTGAAGGCCAACGCGAGGCCGTCGGCGCGCTCGGCGCCGGCGAACCAACCGTGGGGCGCTTCGGCGAGGTGCGCGGCGACACCGTGCATTTCGACATCATCGACAAGGCCGGCAACATGGTGTCCTCGACGCCGTCGGGAGGCTGGCTGCAATCCTCGCCTGTCATTCCCGAACTGGGTTTCTGCCTCGGCAGCCGCGCACAAATGTTCGATTTGGAGGAGAACCAACCGAGCTCGCTCGCGCCGGGCAAGCGCCCACGCACGACGCTGTCGCCGACCATGGCGCTGCGCGACGGCGAGCCGTATCTCGCCTGGGGCTCGCCCGGCGGCGATCAGCAGGACCAGTGGATCACGCAATTCTTCCTGCGCCACGTCCATTGCAATCTCAATCTCCAGGAGGCGATCGACGCGCCGGCCTGGCACTCCGAGCACTTCCCGATCTCGTTCTGGCCGCGCACCGCGCGCCCCGGCGTGCTCGTGGTCGAGAACCGCGTGCCGAAGGCGACGATCGAGAATCTCCGCGAGCGCGGGCACATCGTCGAGGTCGGCCCCGACTGGTCGGAAGGCCGCCTTACCGCCGCCTCGCGCGTCGGTGTGCGCCGGCGCGCCGCCGCCAATCCGCGCGGCATGCAGGGCTACGCCGCAGGACGCTGA
- a CDS encoding ABC transporter ATP-binding protein, with translation MSAPFVQATNLRRVFDVSKPWLNRVLEGGHLEYLKAVDGVTFDIRKGETFALVGESGSGKTTVARMVVGLLPPSSGDVLIDGVSMTDPRQAQARRKLRRRIQMIFQDPYASLNPRFRVDAIISEPIRAFDLIQGERDIQGRVGELLSLVGLHPDDRLKFPHEFSGGQRQRIAIARALASDAEFIVCDEPTSALDVSVQAQILNLMRDLQDKFGLTYMFISHNLAVVRHMASRVGVMYLGRIVEIAEGRELFARPRMPYTKMLLGAVPDLAMSGRQRIPVKGEIPNPINPPPGCAFNPRCPLAFDLCRKEAPELIEGVACHAVNTAPVPA, from the coding sequence GCCGCGTCTTCGACGTCTCGAAACCCTGGCTCAATCGCGTGCTCGAAGGCGGGCATCTCGAATATCTCAAGGCCGTCGACGGCGTCACCTTCGACATCAGGAAGGGCGAGACCTTTGCGCTGGTCGGTGAATCCGGCTCGGGCAAGACCACGGTGGCGCGGATGGTCGTCGGCCTGTTGCCGCCGAGCTCCGGTGACGTGCTGATCGACGGCGTCTCGATGACCGATCCGCGGCAGGCCCAGGCGCGGCGAAAGCTGCGCCGCCGCATCCAGATGATCTTTCAGGATCCCTATGCGAGCCTGAATCCCCGCTTCCGGGTCGACGCCATCATCTCGGAGCCGATCCGTGCCTTCGACCTGATCCAGGGCGAGCGCGACATCCAGGGGCGCGTCGGCGAGCTGCTCAGCCTCGTCGGCCTGCATCCCGACGACCGGCTGAAGTTTCCGCACGAATTCTCCGGCGGCCAGCGCCAGCGCATCGCGATCGCCAGGGCGCTCGCCTCGGATGCCGAGTTCATCGTCTGCGACGAGCCGACCTCGGCGCTCGACGTCTCCGTGCAGGCCCAGATCCTGAACTTGATGCGCGACCTCCAGGACAAGTTCGGCCTGACCTACATGTTCATCAGCCACAACCTCGCCGTGGTCCGCCACATGGCGAGCCGGGTCGGCGTGATGTATCTCGGCCGCATCGTCGAGATCGCCGAGGGACGCGAGCTGTTCGCCCGGCCGCGCATGCCTTACACCAAGATGCTGCTGGGCGCCGTGCCGGATCTCGCCATGAGCGGCCGCCAGCGCATTCCGGTGAAGGGCGAGATCCCGAACCCGATCAATCCGCCCCCCGGCTGCGCCTTCAATCCACGCTGCCCGCTGGCATTCGATCTCTGCCGCAAGGAAGCCCCGGAACTGATCGAGGGCGTCGCCTGCCACGCGGTCAACACCGCGCCGGTCCCGGCGTGA